One segment of Anatilimnocola aggregata DNA contains the following:
- a CDS encoding DoxX family protein codes for MSQIPNQSTAVTTQPKWLTITGWVLTLLICALLTFSAVTKFIPPEGEMKAQIEKMMPLSLLPIIGMIEIGCMVVYLFPRTAVLGAALLNGYLGGAVMTHLRLEDGNFPGAIVIGVVMWLGIYLREPRLRAIMPWRT; via the coding sequence GTGTCTCAGATTCCCAACCAATCAACCGCCGTTACGACTCAGCCCAAGTGGCTGACCATCACGGGCTGGGTTCTTACGTTGCTTATTTGCGCGCTGCTGACCTTTAGTGCAGTGACAAAATTCATTCCCCCCGAAGGTGAGATGAAGGCGCAAATTGAGAAGATGATGCCGCTCTCTCTGCTGCCGATCATCGGCATGATTGAGATCGGCTGCATGGTGGTCTATCTCTTTCCGCGAACTGCCGTGCTTGGGGCGGCGTTGCTGAACGGCTACCTCGGCGGAGCGGTCATGACTCACTTACGTCTCGAAGATGGGAATTTTCCTGGAGCAATCGTAATTGGCGTGGTCATGTGGCTTGGGATCTACCTGCGCGAGCCTCGCCTGCGAGCAATTATGCCGTGGCGCACGTAG
- a CDS encoding Hint domain-containing protein, producing the protein MTTQVPRRWWNFSLRTLFVLVTLLCCYLAYQRSYIGERQAFLEYLREERSVAVVTAAQWRSGMLPGEIPFDVKPEFVARIPLTRKLLGDEAIQYIRPQYWPGLETADRQRFAQLFPEAKVEEAAVPVPCHPGCFPHGTLVSTPSGPRNIEEIVEGDAVFTVAPAGERKSLAVLSIFRTQNRLWDVETSQGVLRTTETQPFSISLEESLPAGKLQPGAKILRWADDKVQVAEVMAVHCTQQMVPVINLVLGNREPFIANDFLARSKPPELSSIVTTNSTNTNSHSKDQP; encoded by the coding sequence ATGACCACCCAAGTTCCGCGACGCTGGTGGAACTTCAGCCTGCGAACACTGTTCGTGCTGGTGACGCTGCTGTGTTGCTACCTGGCATATCAAAGGAGCTACATTGGCGAGCGGCAAGCGTTTCTGGAGTATCTGCGCGAGGAGCGCTCTGTCGCAGTGGTCACTGCCGCGCAATGGCGGAGCGGGATGCTCCCCGGGGAAATCCCGTTTGATGTGAAACCTGAGTTCGTTGCCCGGATTCCCCTGACCCGCAAACTGCTCGGGGACGAAGCAATTCAGTACATTCGTCCTCAGTATTGGCCGGGTCTGGAGACCGCAGACCGACAGCGTTTTGCCCAACTTTTTCCGGAGGCCAAAGTGGAAGAGGCAGCGGTGCCCGTACCATGCCATCCCGGTTGCTTCCCGCACGGAACTCTGGTGAGCACACCCTCTGGCCCGCGCAATATCGAAGAAATCGTCGAGGGAGACGCCGTATTTACGGTCGCGCCAGCGGGAGAAAGAAAATCTTTGGCGGTGCTGTCGATTTTCCGCACCCAGAATCGACTATGGGATGTCGAGACCAGCCAAGGAGTGCTCCGCACGACAGAAACCCAGCCCTTTAGCATCAGCCTGGAAGAGTCTTTGCCCGCTGGCAAATTGCAGCCGGGGGCCAAGATTCTGCGCTGGGCCGATGACAAGGTTCAAGTTGCCGAGGTTATGGCCGTGCACTGCACGCAGCAGATGGTTCCCGTGATTAATCTGGTGCTCGGCAACCGCGAGCCCTTTATCGCCAACGATTTTCTGGCGCGTAGCAAGCCGCCAGAACTGTCCTCAATTGTTACGACAAATTCAACTAACACGAACTCACATTCCAAGGATCAACCATGA
- a CDS encoding WD40/YVTN/BNR-like repeat-containing protein encodes MSRVRVLVGTRKGAFILTSDGKREKWNVSGPHFAGWELYHLKGSPVDPNRIYASQSSGWFGQMIQRSNDGGETWEAMGNKFAYEGEVGTHLWYDGTPHPWEFKRVWHLEPSLTDPDTVYAGVEDAAMFRTTDGGASWHELTGLRGHGAGKYWQPGAGGMGLHTILIDPKDHQRIFVAISAAGAFRTDDGGQTWKPINRGLKSEYVLPDPNAEVGHCVHRIALHPSKPSTLFMQKHWDVMRSDDAGDNWYDVGGNLPTDFGFPIDVHAHEPETVYVVPIKSDSEHFPPEGKLRVYRSKTGGNEWEALTNGLPQENCFVNVLRDAMSVDSLDDCGIYFGTTGGQVYCSPNGGDTWHTIVRDLPAVVSVEVQTLK; translated from the coding sequence ATGAGTCGCGTTCGAGTCTTAGTGGGAACTCGCAAAGGGGCCTTCATCCTCACCTCGGATGGCAAGCGCGAGAAGTGGAATGTTTCCGGCCCTCATTTCGCCGGTTGGGAGTTGTATCACCTCAAGGGCTCGCCCGTCGATCCGAATCGCATCTATGCCTCGCAATCGAGTGGCTGGTTCGGCCAGATGATACAGCGTTCCAACGACGGTGGCGAAACTTGGGAAGCTATGGGCAACAAGTTTGCTTACGAAGGCGAAGTGGGTACGCACCTGTGGTACGACGGCACGCCCCATCCGTGGGAATTCAAGCGGGTCTGGCATTTGGAGCCTTCGCTGACCGATCCCGATACGGTGTATGCGGGCGTGGAAGATGCCGCCATGTTCCGCACCACCGATGGAGGTGCGTCGTGGCACGAACTGACCGGCTTGCGTGGGCACGGTGCCGGCAAGTATTGGCAACCTGGTGCGGGCGGCATGGGCTTGCATACGATTCTGATCGACCCCAAGGATCACCAGCGAATCTTTGTGGCCATCTCAGCTGCCGGTGCGTTCCGCACCGACGACGGCGGCCAAACTTGGAAGCCGATCAATCGCGGGCTGAAGAGCGAATATGTCCTGCCCGATCCCAACGCGGAAGTCGGTCACTGCGTCCATCGCATCGCGCTGCATCCGTCCAAGCCCAGCACGCTGTTCATGCAGAAGCACTGGGACGTGATGCGCAGCGATGACGCGGGGGACAATTGGTACGACGTCGGCGGCAACCTGCCCACCGACTTTGGCTTTCCGATCGACGTACACGCACACGAGCCCGAGACGGTATACGTGGTACCGATCAAGAGCGACTCCGAGCACTTTCCGCCCGAAGGCAAGTTGCGCGTCTACCGCAGCAAGACCGGCGGTAATGAATGGGAAGCGCTCACCAATGGCCTGCCGCAGGAGAACTGCTTCGTCAACGTGCTGCGCGATGCAATGTCGGTCGATTCGCTCGACGACTGCGGCATCTACTTTGGCACCACAGGGGGCCAGGTCTATTGCAGCCCCAACGGCGGTGACACCTGGCACACGATCGTGCGCGATCTTCCCGCCGTCGTCAGCGTCGAAGTTCAAACGTTGAAATGA
- a CDS encoding MoaD/ThiS family protein gives MPVRVHLPFHLRTLAKVSSEVQFDLESPITQRAILDALEARYPMLLGTIRDHTTRQRRPFIRFFACQQDLSNESADAPLPEPIATGKEPFLIIGALAGG, from the coding sequence ATGCCTGTTCGCGTTCACTTGCCGTTTCACCTTCGCACCCTGGCGAAAGTCAGCAGCGAGGTGCAATTCGATTTGGAATCGCCCATAACCCAGCGGGCGATTCTCGATGCACTTGAAGCTCGCTATCCAATGTTGCTGGGAACCATTCGCGATCACACCACCAGGCAGCGACGCCCATTCATTCGCTTCTTTGCTTGTCAGCAAGACCTCTCGAACGAATCGGCCGACGCCCCACTTCCCGAGCCCATCGCCACCGGCAAAGAGCCGTTCTTAATCATCGGCGCGTTGGCGGGCGGATAG
- a CDS encoding tetratricopeptide repeat protein, which produces MSKRLRQPIRPATSRVGSLPRRDTCNWCDLAAIACIVAAGALAYANSFEGAFVFDDIGSIVENSTIRDLTDLPAIFWSPPRGGTTTDGRPILNLSLALNYAIHGLDVQGYHALNLALHIGNALLIWLILLEVFNSPQIPERLRSLQRTLAFSVALLWVVHPLTTAAVTYTVQRAEVLMATFYLLTMFCFLRGCRAKQAKYRWFIAATVLCLIGQGTKEVAATAPLALLLIDVAVVSGSWAETFRARRFWHTLNFLTLLGTVAVVISQGGRSGTIEVERHADRWAYLFLQTQHLLNYVRLCFWPAPLVFDYGDVIPALDWSQVPAFLLVSAIGLLFVWLFWRNPVAGLPGVLFFVILAPTSSFVPVATQVAAIHRMYLPLMLVLTGCATLVATALTLRTEQQAPNVDGAARHSEQWLIALTCCLAVVLGMLTFARNEAFRNAQSLWQDTVLKVPTNVRACSALAKARLEDGQTEGITSIFSAAVASPRAVDALVARAEMLASLNQFDLAEQDCRAALKLDPRSDQAYNSLGVIAFIRGENAQAMEYFDEAIRLFPRAETYLRNRGNLFVRLEQLSAARRDYNAALAVRPSDTESHFLLALLDYKEGRLQSAAVGFRLATYYNANYQKAQQSLAVVEEELRRGGAASPTP; this is translated from the coding sequence ATGTCCAAACGCTTGCGACAACCGATTCGCCCTGCCACATCTCGGGTCGGTAGCTTGCCGCGGCGTGACACCTGCAATTGGTGCGACTTGGCAGCCATCGCCTGCATCGTTGCAGCAGGAGCCCTTGCCTATGCAAATAGCTTCGAGGGTGCGTTTGTCTTCGACGACATTGGTTCGATTGTTGAAAACTCGACCATTCGTGATCTGACAGACTTGCCCGCGATATTTTGGTCCCCTCCGCGCGGCGGGACAACAACGGACGGCCGTCCAATTCTGAACTTGAGCCTGGCCCTCAACTACGCAATCCATGGACTCGACGTCCAAGGTTACCACGCCCTGAACCTGGCACTTCACATCGGCAATGCGCTGTTGATTTGGCTGATTTTGCTCGAGGTCTTCAACTCGCCACAGATCCCGGAGCGGCTTCGATCACTGCAGCGAACTCTGGCGTTTTCGGTGGCGCTCCTCTGGGTTGTTCATCCGCTCACGACAGCTGCAGTGACCTATACAGTTCAGCGCGCCGAAGTGCTGATGGCAACATTTTATCTACTTACGATGTTTTGCTTTCTGCGGGGTTGCCGGGCGAAGCAGGCGAAATATCGCTGGTTTATCGCAGCCACGGTGCTCTGTCTGATTGGCCAAGGCACGAAAGAAGTCGCCGCTACGGCACCGCTGGCACTCCTCCTGATTGATGTGGCCGTGGTCAGCGGATCGTGGGCGGAGACATTTCGTGCGCGACGATTCTGGCACACTCTAAATTTTCTGACGCTGCTTGGGACGGTTGCAGTGGTCATTAGCCAAGGTGGACGGAGCGGCACTATCGAGGTCGAACGGCACGCTGACAGGTGGGCCTATCTGTTTCTACAAACGCAGCACCTACTCAACTACGTACGGCTCTGCTTCTGGCCCGCGCCCCTTGTTTTCGACTACGGGGACGTGATTCCCGCATTGGATTGGTCTCAGGTGCCAGCGTTCCTTTTGGTCTCGGCGATCGGATTGCTATTCGTCTGGTTGTTCTGGCGAAACCCCGTGGCAGGACTGCCAGGAGTTCTGTTCTTTGTGATTTTGGCACCGACATCCAGTTTTGTCCCGGTGGCTACGCAGGTTGCTGCAATCCACCGCATGTACTTGCCCTTGATGTTGGTGCTCACGGGCTGTGCGACGCTTGTCGCCACGGCGCTGACTTTAAGAACTGAGCAGCAGGCGCCCAATGTTGATGGTGCCGCTCGCCACAGCGAGCAGTGGCTGATTGCGCTCACATGCTGCTTGGCTGTTGTTTTGGGCATGCTGACGTTCGCTCGCAACGAAGCCTTCCGAAATGCCCAGTCGCTGTGGCAGGACACTGTTCTGAAGGTGCCGACAAATGTTCGCGCTTGCAGCGCACTCGCGAAGGCTCGATTGGAGGATGGCCAGACGGAGGGAATCACCAGTATTTTCTCTGCTGCAGTTGCAAGCCCCCGAGCCGTTGACGCACTTGTCGCAAGGGCGGAAATGCTGGCCAGCTTGAACCAGTTTGACCTGGCCGAGCAGGATTGCAGGGCAGCCCTCAAACTGGACCCTCGTTCCGATCAGGCCTACAACTCCCTTGGCGTCATCGCGTTCATTCGCGGAGAGAATGCGCAGGCGATGGAGTATTTCGATGAGGCCATCAGGTTATTTCCCCGAGCAGAAACTTATCTACGAAATCGGGGCAACTTGTTCGTTAGGCTGGAACAACTCTCCGCAGCTCGGCGAGACTATAACGCAGCACTCGCTGTCCGGCCTAGCGACACGGAAAGCCACTTCTTGCTGGCACTGCTCGATTACAAGGAAGGTCGTTTGCAATCCGCTGCGGTTGGCTTCCGCCTTGCAACGTACTACAACGCCAATTATCAAAAAGCTCAGCAGTCACTCGCAGTGGTCGAGGAGGAACTACGTCGAGGGGGAGCAGCATCTCCCACGCCATAA
- a CDS encoding tetratricopeptide repeat protein: MSLAINYALHGLDVEGYHATNLALHLLNAILIWRILFEAFRSRFLPERIRSFAEQIAYSVALVWVVHPLLTIAVTYVIQRAEVLMATFYLSAIYCFLRGSRADNPRPWYLATAFLCAVGQGAKEVMATAPLAILLIDVALIAGSWRDAFRARRFWHALNFLSLSITFILIARQGGRSGTVGAENLGDRLAYLALQSEIIIRYLQLCVWPSPLVFDYGTYIPPLSASQLPAFITVSVLAVLFVVLYWKKPVVGLLGVLFFVILAPTSSFVPVITQVAAEHRMYLPLALVLTGGMVAIVAFLPRLRPDQSGIGEPNKRGLTAITVVLAICLGTFTLFRNGYFRNEFTLWQDTALKAPTNLRACRWYATGLLALGQKEAAMHVFDVAINSPRAAEAYCGRADIYLNSGDTEQAAEDVEAALKIDPKCHQALNMLGAMALNRGDNETALKYFTQAIQVSPQNETYLRNRGNALVVLNELHEARSNYDAAIAISPGDPESHFVLAMLDFKEGHLTAAAAGLRRTLYYDAAHPEALQWLPEVEKQIRTGVATKLAPIR; encoded by the coding sequence TTGAGTTTAGCGATCAACTACGCATTGCACGGACTGGATGTGGAGGGCTATCACGCCACAAATTTGGCCCTGCACTTGCTGAATGCGATCTTGATTTGGCGCATTTTGTTCGAAGCCTTTCGGTCCCGCTTTTTGCCGGAACGAATACGCTCCTTTGCAGAGCAAATTGCTTATTCCGTCGCGCTCGTGTGGGTAGTTCATCCCTTACTAACGATCGCCGTAACGTATGTGATTCAACGAGCTGAAGTGCTGATGGCCACGTTCTACTTGTCGGCCATTTATTGCTTCCTGCGCGGTAGCCGTGCTGACAATCCGCGCCCTTGGTATCTTGCCACCGCATTCCTGTGTGCAGTCGGGCAAGGAGCCAAAGAAGTCATGGCCACCGCTCCCCTTGCAATCTTACTCATTGATGTCGCATTGATTGCTGGATCGTGGAGAGACGCATTTCGTGCTCGGCGATTCTGGCACGCTCTGAATTTCCTCTCGCTCTCCATCACTTTCATTCTGATTGCCAGACAAGGCGGTCGAAGCGGCACAGTGGGAGCAGAGAATCTGGGCGATCGGCTCGCGTACCTCGCTCTTCAATCCGAAATTATCATCCGCTATCTGCAACTATGTGTTTGGCCTTCGCCACTCGTATTCGACTATGGCACATACATTCCTCCCCTTAGTGCCAGCCAACTCCCAGCGTTCATCACCGTCTCTGTGCTGGCCGTTCTGTTCGTAGTCCTGTATTGGAAAAAACCGGTTGTCGGACTTCTCGGAGTATTGTTTTTCGTCATTCTGGCTCCCACCTCCAGTTTTGTGCCCGTGATCACGCAAGTTGCAGCTGAACACCGAATGTATTTACCGTTGGCTTTGGTTCTCACCGGTGGAATGGTCGCAATTGTCGCATTCTTGCCGCGCCTGCGTCCTGACCAATCTGGGATAGGCGAACCTAATAAACGAGGGCTAACTGCAATCACGGTGGTTTTAGCCATTTGCCTCGGAACGTTTACTCTCTTCCGAAACGGTTACTTTCGCAATGAATTTACGTTATGGCAGGACACCGCCCTGAAAGCTCCTACGAATCTGCGAGCCTGTCGATGGTATGCAACAGGCCTGCTTGCACTTGGTCAGAAAGAAGCCGCCATGCATGTATTTGACGTTGCAATAAACAGCCCGCGGGCAGCTGAGGCATACTGCGGGCGCGCCGATATCTACCTCAATTCCGGCGACACTGAGCAAGCGGCGGAAGATGTGGAGGCTGCCCTGAAAATCGATCCTAAGTGCCACCAGGCACTCAACATGTTAGGAGCCATGGCTCTCAATCGGGGCGACAACGAAACTGCTTTAAAGTACTTCACGCAGGCGATTCAAGTGAGCCCCCAAAATGAAACCTATCTTCGCAATCGTGGCAATGCACTTGTGGTGCTCAATGAGTTGCACGAAGCGAGGTCCAACTACGATGCCGCCATTGCAATCTCGCCGGGTGACCCCGAAAGCCATTTCGTCCTCGCCATGCTTGATTTTAAGGAAGGTCACTTGACCGCCGCTGCAGCAGGCCTGCGCCGCACGCTGTACTACGATGCTGCTCATCCCGAAGCGCTACAGTGGCTCCCCGAGGTCGAAAAACAAATCCGAACCGGAGTTGCTACGAAACTGGCGCCCATTCGCTGA
- a CDS encoding transglutaminase-like domain-containing protein, producing MRFLVSGHLEYTVAFPSTLILNIHAQRNSGQTILDEKFEVTPYVKFEEFVLENASSRFVRLETGKKKALTIDYHATVECTHEVISASKLDFTPVAEMDRKAIPYLFPSRYCQSDRLGRLAWDLFGKIPNPYEKVIAIVDWIHANVEYLRGSTNSETSAYDTVTQRTGVCRDFAHLGISLCRALNIPSRYFSGYAYHLQPPDFHACFESYIGGRWLVFDATRLAPLNGLVRIGTGRDAADAAVASCFGRVELVSMQVDCQLAPDQKFTPLERKQLGRKGISLEAHSNVTPTN from the coding sequence ATGCGTTTTCTTGTTTCTGGTCACCTCGAGTACACTGTCGCTTTTCCGTCCACACTGATCTTGAACATTCACGCTCAGCGTAACTCCGGTCAAACAATCCTCGACGAAAAGTTCGAAGTCACTCCTTATGTAAAGTTCGAAGAGTTCGTGCTCGAGAATGCCAGCAGTCGCTTTGTGCGGCTAGAAACCGGCAAGAAGAAGGCCCTGACCATCGACTATCACGCCACGGTCGAATGTACCCACGAAGTCATCTCGGCCAGCAAACTCGACTTCACTCCCGTGGCCGAAATGGACCGCAAAGCGATCCCCTACCTGTTCCCAAGTCGCTATTGCCAGTCAGACCGTCTCGGCCGCCTGGCGTGGGACTTATTCGGCAAGATTCCCAATCCTTACGAGAAAGTGATTGCGATCGTCGATTGGATTCACGCGAATGTCGAGTATCTGCGGGGCAGCACCAATAGCGAAACATCGGCCTACGACACCGTCACGCAGCGGACGGGCGTCTGTCGCGACTTTGCCCACCTGGGCATCTCGCTGTGCCGCGCGCTCAATATCCCGTCGCGCTACTTTTCGGGCTATGCCTACCACTTGCAGCCCCCCGATTTTCACGCCTGCTTCGAGAGTTACATCGGTGGCCGCTGGCTGGTGTTCGATGCCACCCGCCTCGCGCCGCTCAATGGACTGGTCCGCATCGGCACAGGTCGCGATGCCGCCGACGCCGCCGTTGCCAGCTGCTTTGGCCGCGTAGAATTGGTTTCGATGCAGGTCGATTGCCAACTGGCACCCGATCAGAAGTTCACCCCGCTGGAGCGAAAGCAGCTCGGTCGCAAGGGGATTTCGCTGGAAGCGCACAGTAATGTCACGCCTACGAATTGA
- a CDS encoding transglutaminase family protein encodes MSRLRIEHGTTYTYRRPVSFGQHRLVLRPREGHDLRVESMSLEIFPAHRLVWARDVYSNSVAIVDFTEEANRLEVLSNIIVERSGKFPREDLHEPWRIPWPVTYDERELPIVNGYRNVSYYDDRNDVRQWMQQHDSLTRATDAESLLMCLCELINSQIRYQRRMVKGVQSPSQTLTIRSGSCRDMAVLMMDAARLLGLSARFASGYLDCPAAEAGRAAMHAWTEVYLPVLGWRGFDPTIGEPCSLKHIVVGVSHHPRGVMPISGMYSGDSADYLEMTAPVKLERLS; translated from the coding sequence ATGTCACGCCTACGAATTGAACACGGAACCACGTACACGTATCGACGTCCTGTCTCCTTCGGTCAACATCGTCTGGTGCTCCGCCCGCGCGAAGGGCACGACCTGCGCGTCGAAAGCATGTCGCTCGAAATCTTCCCTGCCCACCGCCTGGTCTGGGCGCGCGATGTCTACAGCAACAGCGTGGCCATTGTCGACTTCACCGAAGAGGCCAATCGCCTCGAAGTGCTCAGCAACATCATTGTCGAGCGCTCGGGCAAGTTCCCGCGCGAAGACCTGCACGAGCCGTGGCGAATTCCCTGGCCGGTCACCTACGACGAGCGCGAACTCCCCATCGTCAACGGCTATCGCAACGTCTCCTATTACGACGATCGGAACGACGTCCGCCAGTGGATGCAGCAGCACGACAGCCTGACCAGGGCAACCGACGCCGAGTCGCTCCTGATGTGCCTGTGCGAACTCATCAACAGCCAGATCAGGTATCAGCGGCGAATGGTGAAGGGGGTGCAATCTCCCTCGCAAACGCTGACCATTCGCAGCGGCTCCTGCCGCGATATGGCCGTGCTGATGATGGACGCTGCCCGGCTCCTCGGGCTCTCTGCTCGGTTTGCCAGCGGCTATCTCGATTGCCCCGCAGCGGAGGCCGGCCGCGCGGCCATGCACGCCTGGACTGAAGTCTATCTGCCCGTGCTCGGCTGGCGCGGCTTCGACCCGACCATCGGCGAACCCTGCTCGCTCAAGCACATCGTGGTCGGCGTCTCTCATCACCCCCGCGGTGTCATGCCCATCTCCGGCATGTACAGCGGCGACTCTGCCGACTATCTCGAAATGACCGCCCCGGTCAAACTCGAACGCCTCTCCTAA
- a CDS encoding helix-turn-helix domain-containing protein — protein MSALTDKLETVTPTEHDATLAKKSGIQIARAMGKTARDLRVKIEGDDAETIELPHAALRLLANILAQMAQGNAFTVIPVHAELTTQQAAEVLNVSRPFVIGLITNGKLPCRQVGTHRRILFRDIMNFKNKIDEDRMKVLDELAKEAQELNMGY, from the coding sequence ATGAGCGCATTAACCGACAAGCTGGAAACTGTCACACCAACTGAACATGATGCGACCCTAGCCAAGAAATCTGGCATACAGATTGCGCGCGCCATGGGGAAGACCGCCCGTGATTTGCGTGTGAAAATCGAAGGGGACGATGCCGAGACAATCGAATTACCCCACGCTGCGCTCCGATTGCTGGCAAACATTCTTGCTCAAATGGCACAGGGAAACGCGTTTACAGTCATTCCTGTTCATGCAGAACTAACCACTCAGCAGGCAGCCGAGGTGCTAAACGTGTCGCGGCCTTTCGTAATCGGACTAATAACAAATGGAAAACTCCCCTGCCGCCAGGTTGGAACCCACCGGAGAATTTTGTTCCGCGACATCATGAATTTCAAGAACAAGATCGACGAAGACAGGATGAAAGTTCTGGATGAGTTGGCCAAAGAAGCGCAAGAGTTGAACATGGGTTACTAA
- a CDS encoding PIN domain-containing protein, whose amino-acid sequence MSKFTVVYDACVLYPAPLRDFLMHLAMTDLFRAKWTNKIHEEWISNLLLNRDDLTRERLERTRDLMNQHVRDCLVEDFEHFEKDLELPDPNDRHVLAAAIKARADAIITINLKDFPDSTLSKYGIEAMHPDDFINSQIGLSSAAVCGAAKRQRESLKNPPKSVEEYLQTLEAQGLPQTIAALRYYAELI is encoded by the coding sequence TTGAGTAAGTTCACTGTCGTCTACGATGCCTGCGTCCTTTATCCGGCACCGTTGCGCGATTTCCTCATGCACTTGGCTATGACGGATTTATTTCGCGCGAAGTGGACGAACAAGATTCATGAAGAATGGATTTCGAATCTGCTCCTCAATCGTGATGACCTGACAAGGGAAAGGCTGGAGCGAACACGAGACTTGATGAATCAGCACGTCCGTGATTGCCTGGTCGAAGATTTTGAGCACTTTGAGAAAGATCTTGAGCTTCCAGACCCCAACGACAGACACGTCCTCGCAGCGGCAATTAAAGCCCGAGCAGATGCAATTATTACGATAAACCTCAAGGACTTTCCCGATTCGACCTTGTCGAAATATGGCATCGAAGCAATGCATCCTGATGACTTCATTAATTCCCAAATCGGCTTGTCGAGTGCTGCCGTTTGTGGGGCAGCAAAACGGCAGCGAGAGAGCTTGAAGAACCCACCAAAATCCGTTGAAGAGTATCTCCAAACGCTGGAAGCCCAAGGGCTTCCGCAAACGATTGCTGCTCTTCGATATTATGCAGAGTTAATTTGA
- the upp gene encoding uracil phosphoribosyltransferase — MQPVVEVNHPLVRHHLARLRDVHTSPAEFRGLIQKLAGLLAYEATQDLVLQPLEVQTPITTTTCQVLSQRIGLVPILRAGLGLVDPILNLIPTAEVWHLGLYRDEATAQPVEYYSKLPQTRPVDVALLLDPMLATGGSALAALSTLQRWGVKQIKILSVIASRAGIETVQRDFPDAQIFVCVIDPELNDRRFIVPGLGDAGDRIFNTIRHGDE, encoded by the coding sequence ATGCAGCCCGTCGTCGAAGTCAATCATCCGCTGGTTCGTCACCACCTGGCCCGCTTGCGCGACGTCCATACCTCGCCGGCGGAGTTTCGCGGGCTGATTCAAAAGTTGGCCGGGCTGCTGGCCTACGAAGCGACGCAAGACTTAGTGCTGCAGCCCCTGGAAGTGCAGACGCCGATTACCACGACGACTTGCCAGGTGCTGTCGCAGCGGATTGGGCTGGTGCCGATCTTGCGCGCCGGGCTCGGATTGGTCGATCCGATTTTGAATTTGATTCCAACGGCTGAAGTCTGGCATCTGGGGCTTTATCGAGACGAAGCCACCGCCCAGCCCGTCGAGTACTACAGCAAGCTGCCGCAAACGCGCCCCGTCGATGTGGCTCTACTCCTCGACCCAATGCTCGCGACCGGCGGCTCCGCGCTCGCCGCCCTCAGCACGCTCCAGCGCTGGGGGGTGAAGCAAATCAAGATCCTCTCGGTCATCGCCTCGCGGGCAGGGATTGAAACCGTCCAGCGCGACTTCCCCGACGCGCAAATCTTCGTCTGCGTGATCGACCCCGAACTCAACGATCGCCGCTTCATTGTCCCCGGCCTCGGCGACGCCGGCGACCGCATTTTTAATACGATTCGGCATGGGGACGAGTGA
- a CDS encoding DUF6655 family protein has product MNKSRLATEQLVVADAVDHAVSQIDFSPLSGKKVFFDKQYMPASNAPNRPPMNNSNVEYVISSLRQQMLAYNCQLQDKPETADIIVEARLGALGSDGNEATYGLPTGVVVRTAAAAMAPGGESLPTMPDLALGRRNHQLGAARIGVFAYDQRTREPVWQAGVATGNSQARDLWVLGIGPFQNGRIYDQVQSTTHGPKLIQGKDKTPKGMANYLQPQTFQRALAADEQNPARILTPASLETDSNSSINPASSMAGSRP; this is encoded by the coding sequence GTGAATAAGTCGCGCCTGGCGACCGAGCAGCTCGTCGTGGCCGATGCGGTGGATCACGCGGTGAGCCAGATCGACTTCAGCCCGCTGTCGGGCAAGAAGGTCTTCTTCGATAAGCAGTACATGCCCGCTTCGAATGCGCCGAACAGGCCGCCGATGAACAACTCGAACGTCGAGTATGTGATTAGTTCGCTGCGGCAACAAATGCTGGCTTATAACTGCCAGCTGCAAGACAAACCCGAGACGGCAGATATCATCGTCGAGGCTCGCCTGGGTGCGCTCGGTTCCGATGGCAACGAAGCCACCTATGGCTTGCCTACCGGCGTGGTCGTGCGGACCGCAGCTGCCGCGATGGCTCCCGGTGGCGAATCGCTGCCGACAATGCCCGATCTGGCGCTCGGCCGGCGCAATCATCAACTGGGTGCCGCGCGCATCGGGGTCTTTGCCTACGACCAACGGACGCGCGAGCCCGTGTGGCAGGCCGGCGTAGCGACCGGCAATAGCCAGGCGCGCGACCTGTGGGTGCTGGGAATTGGCCCCTTTCAGAATGGGCGAATCTATGACCAGGTGCAGTCGACAACCCACGGCCCCAAGCTAATCCAGGGCAAGGATAAAACTCCTAAAGGAATGGCCAACTATCTGCAGCCGCAGACTTTTCAACGGGCACTCGCAGCCGATGAACAGAATCCCGCGAGAATTTTGACACCAGCGTCGCTTGAAACAGATTCCAATTCCTCAATCAATCCCGCGAGTTCGATGGCCGGCAGTCGGCCCTGA